TGAAGGAAGGGTTAGTCATTACTATTGAGCCTTTTTTGTCAACGGAAGCAGATTATGTAGTTGGAAGTCCAGATGGATGGACATTATGTGTACCGGATAATAGCTTTTGCGCACAACATGAACATACGGTAATTATTACGAGAGATCAACCAATCATCACAACCATAGCATAGATATTAACTTTAGGAAGAATAGGGATTGCTTAGAACTCAAACAACGCCAATTTAGAGATGCGTTTAGATGAATCCTTTGTATCAGAAAATAAATAAAAGTCAAGCCTTGAAAGAGAATGTACGTTCCTCTATATTTGTAACTAGAGATGAATTAAATTCTTTTGAAAGTAGGTTAGGATACAGTGAAGATTGACACACCCATAATCCCTGAAGATCTAACGGAGAAAAAATTTACAGATATTTTTTATGAAGAAGATCCAGAATTTGAAATGTGCCTCGTTACAGATTCTCAATTTGAAAATGAGTCCATAGAACGATTGCGGCTTTACCAAACGGTTATCAAAAACTGCAATTTTGTTAATACCGACTTTAGCCGAATTGATTTAACCGATGTGCGCTTTGAGAATTGTGACTTATCCAACGCTAATTTGGGTAATGCCTCCATGAATCGAGTTGAATTTCTTAATTGTAAGCTGCTAGGCAGCAACCTAACAGAGTCTTATATCGGTAATACAAAATTTGGAGAATCAATTCTTAATATGGGTATGTTCGGTAATTCAAAACTTGAAAAAGTGATTTTTGATCATTCTGTGTTAGAAAGCGCTGACCTTTTTGACTGTAAGCTAAAAAAAGTGGAATTTCTTTTATGTAATCTTAATGGCGTAAGCTTTGAAGATACATCACTAAAAGGAATTGATATTAGCTCATCCAATTTTGATTCTTTAGTTGTTTCAATAGAGAACTTACGGGGATGTAAAGTATCAACGTCTCAAGCGGTACAATTTGCTTCGTTATTAGGTCTAAAAATTCAACGTTAGGTCTAAATAATGCCAGCTAATAGTAAAGCAAAAGTCAGAAAAGCGATTTGAAAAGGGCAGTCAATAGTAATATTTCTGAATTATCATTAAAAAATTATTGTTATAAAGCATAATAATGGTATACTAATAAATACAGGAGAAGTACGGAAGGTGGAATCGGATTTGCCAGCATACTTGTAATGGTTAAGTAACTAAATAGTACATTTCTTTTTTGAACAGTGCTGTTCAATGACGGGAGAAGTGTGCCTATTTTTAGCCATTACAGGGAACGCAGGATAGTCCGTTGTTTTCATTCCAGCGGGATACCTATATGGTATTCCGCTTTTTTAATGGGAAATTTTCTCCATTCAACTGTTTTTTGCGTTCCTCTGATTAAATAGGAGGAACTGGTGTATGAGTTTAAATAATTTATTTACGTGTGAGATCATTGCTCAGGAAACACCTTATATCAAACGAAATTGCAGTAAATGTAAAATGAACACAGAGTTTTATTGCAGCGAGAAATTCAGAGTGAATGCGAATCAGAAAATAATTGATAGTTGGCTTATTTATAACTGTATACATTGTGAGGGAACTTGGAATTACCCGATTTTATCGAGAGTAAATATTAATAAAATTGACCCGATGCTAATTCAAAAGTTTATGAATAATGATAAAGAGACAATCTGGAAGTATGCTTTTCAAATCAACAAATTAAGAAAACGATGTAATGATGTAAATACGGATATACGATACGAGCTAAGAAAAGAAAAGCTCGATTTATTAGCCAATGAGGTTACGATTAGACTTTGCTATAAATATGATTTCGGTCTTAGAACAGATAAACTAATAGCAGAAATTTTTGGCATTTCAAGGTCAAACGTAAATAAATTGGCTCAGAAGGGAACTATTTTACTAAATCCAAACATTAAGATGAAGAGCAAAGTTATCGATGATTTACAAATTACAGTCACAGGTGATTGGTACAAAGCTGATGCTTAACAATATCATTCGGGCGCTATCCTGGAACAAGGATAAGCGCTCATTTTCTTTTTCGTATGAAATGTGCTCATCTTTCATATTAGGTCCATTATATGAAATGAAGAGAAGGAATCTTTAAGTATAAGTCGAATGTTTAAAGAAGAAGAAATTTTACTACTTAGAGGAATGAAAATGAATCATTCCATAACAACGTCAGTAAGACAAAAGGTAAAAGAAACATTTAATAATAGGAGTGTTTTCCATTGAAAAAAGTTTATACATGTTGTCCACACGGCGGGAGCGAATTTTACGAGGGGCGAGCGTACGATGAGTGAGAAGATGCACGTTGACGAATTGGAAATTGACGAGCAGCTTGTGCGCAGTTTGCTTGTCGATCAGT
This Virgibacillus phasianinus DNA region includes the following protein-coding sequences:
- a CDS encoding pentapeptide repeat-containing protein; this translates as MKIDTPIIPEDLTEKKFTDIFYEEDPEFEMCLVTDSQFENESIERLRLYQTVIKNCNFVNTDFSRIDLTDVRFENCDLSNANLGNASMNRVEFLNCKLLGSNLTESYIGNTKFGESILNMGMFGNSKLEKVIFDHSVLESADLFDCKLKKVEFLLCNLNGVSFEDTSLKGIDISSSNFDSLVVSIENLRGCKVSTSQAVQFASLLGLKIQR
- a CDS encoding DUF1062 domain-containing protein; amino-acid sequence: MSLNNLFTCEIIAQETPYIKRNCSKCKMNTEFYCSEKFRVNANQKIIDSWLIYNCIHCEGTWNYPILSRVNINKIDPMLIQKFMNNDKETIWKYAFQINKLRKRCNDVNTDIRYELRKEKLDLLANEVTIRLCYKYDFGLRTDKLIAEIFGISRSNVNKLAQKGTILLNPNIKMKSKVIDDLQITVTGDWYKADA